One window from the genome of Anaerococcus sp. Marseille-Q7828 encodes:
- a CDS encoding amidohydrolase family protein yields MKIIDIHSHFGPTSSGEIPDVSELRKDLDKFGISKVGLSCLSGISTREQNDLIYELMKSNPDLIEGYAFINPKDENALSEIDLCLGKYGMNGVKFHSWKQGYYPDNRPELYEIFKLIESYGVHVQMHVGTAPLSTPYIWGEYAKQFPNINFVFTHTGYYEFGMSSIEVASKTKNVWVETSGQMDPEILKYSVNKLGSERVVFGTDWPYKPINIEIEKFNHLGLTNSDLENIFYKNAEYLWRY; encoded by the coding sequence ATGAAAATTATAGATATTCATTCGCATTTCGGGCCTACTAGTTCAGGAGAAATACCAGATGTATCAGAGTTAAGAAAAGATTTAGATAAATTTGGAATCAGTAAAGTGGGTCTTAGTTGTTTATCAGGAATCTCTACTAGAGAACAAAATGATTTAATTTATGAATTGATGAAATCGAACCCAGACCTTATTGAAGGTTACGCTTTTATTAATCCTAAGGATGAAAACGCTTTATCTGAGATAGATCTATGTTTAGGGAAATATGGGATGAATGGTGTTAAATTCCATTCTTGGAAACAAGGGTATTATCCAGATAATCGACCTGAATTGTATGAAATTTTTAAATTAATTGAGAGTTATGGAGTGCACGTTCAGATGCACGTCGGAACTGCACCATTAAGTACACCTTATATTTGGGGAGAGTATGCAAAACAATTTCCTAATATTAATTTTGTATTTACGCATACTGGTTATTACGAATTTGGAATGTCGTCAATAGAAGTTGCCTCTAAAACTAAAAATGTCTGGGTTGAAACATCTGGACAAATGGATCCAGAGATATTGAAATATTCTGTGAATAAATTGGGATCCGAAAGAGTTGTTTTTGGTACAGATTGGCCATACAAGCCAATAAACATTGAAATTGAGAAATTCAATCATTTAGGTCTTACTAATAGTGATTTAGAAAATATTTTTTATAAAAATGCTGAATATTTATGGAGGTATTAA
- a CDS encoding PTS sugar transporter subunit IIA, which yields MKILLVSHGNLSKSLIDSAEMLVGETDGLDYLIFDKNMGIDELKDSFIKYLYENEEELLIFTDIKGGTPFNVASILTNDMDKVHIFYGMNLPMIVEAALYKDEFSMDELVEQIKSNISDCIGLI from the coding sequence ATGAAAATTCTATTGGTTTCACATGGGAATTTATCTAAAAGTTTAATTGATTCTGCAGAAATGCTGGTAGGAGAGACAGATGGACTTGATTATTTGATTTTTGATAAAAATATGGGGATAGATGAATTGAAGGATTCATTTATAAAATATTTATATGAGAATGAAGAGGAATTATTAATATTTACAGATATTAAAGGAGGAACTCCATTTAACGTGGCTAGTATATTAACTAATGACATGGATAAGGTTCATATTTTTTATGGAATGAATTTACCTATGATTGTGGAGGCTGCACTATATAAAGATGAATTTAGTATGGATGAACTTGTTGAGCAGATTAAAAGCAATATTTCTGATTGCATAGGATTAATATAA
- a CDS encoding PTS sugar transporter subunit IIB yields MNITVFRIDDRLIHGQIVTAWLHYADAKQIVVADDKAANDTFSQSLLKMATPKGIKLKIVDLSEGKKLIEESDSNDKTLFLVRGPVEANLVLENNEVVKTINVGNLNMRKGKEKILDNLWVYEEDIKAFQELNEKQIDLEYRTVPNDQSQSVVNLIEKNSK; encoded by the coding sequence ATGAACATTACAGTATTTAGAATAGATGATAGATTAATTCATGGACAAATAGTAACAGCATGGTTACATTACGCTGATGCTAAGCAAATAGTTGTTGCAGATGATAAAGCAGCAAATGATACTTTTTCTCAATCATTACTAAAGATGGCTACACCAAAAGGAATTAAGCTCAAAATAGTTGATTTATCTGAAGGAAAAAAATTAATTGAAGAAAGTGATTCTAATGATAAAACCTTATTTTTAGTTAGGGGACCAGTTGAAGCTAATTTAGTGCTTGAGAACAATGAAGTTGTTAAAACAATTAATGTTGGAAATCTAAATATGAGAAAAGGAAAAGAAAAAATATTAGACAACCTCTGGGTCTACGAAGAAGACATTAAAGCCTTCCAAGAATTAAATGAGAAACAAATTGATTTAGAATATAGGACAGTTCCAAATGATCAATCTCAATCAGTTGTAAACTTAATTGAGAAAAATAGCAAATAA
- a CDS encoding PTS sugar transporter subunit IIC, which translates to MSILLQAILVAIFVSIAFIDSHTLQIHIFRPIVVGPVVGLIMGDAATGFAVGVQIELMFLAVIFVGTAAPPDPTISTAIATALAILGGGGIEIAIATALPVSLIGQIATTFQNSVINVLFMHRVEEATHKLDTKGIVLNNLVFPMLVNVVLYGVPTFLAVYYGADLVKSIIDFIPSKVITGLSVGGSMIGAVGFALLLSTISSKKMWPFFVLGFIFASYLGVNNIGIGLIALVSCAFYYYFKLDKDIGFEEA; encoded by the coding sequence ATGAGTATTTTATTACAAGCTATTTTGGTGGCTATATTTGTATCTATAGCTTTTATTGACTCACATACGCTACAAATTCACATATTCAGACCAATTGTAGTAGGCCCGGTAGTAGGTCTAATAATGGGAGATGCAGCAACTGGATTTGCAGTAGGAGTTCAAATTGAATTAATGTTTTTAGCTGTAATATTTGTTGGAACAGCAGCACCACCAGATCCAACAATTTCTACAGCAATAGCAACTGCATTAGCAATACTAGGAGGAGGCGGAATAGAGATTGCCATAGCAACTGCACTACCAGTGTCATTGATTGGGCAAATAGCAACAACATTCCAAAACTCTGTTATTAACGTATTGTTTATGCATAGAGTTGAAGAAGCGACTCACAAACTTGATACAAAAGGAATAGTATTAAATAACTTAGTATTTCCTATGTTGGTAAATGTTGTATTATATGGTGTCCCAACATTTTTAGCAGTATACTATGGAGCTGATTTAGTAAAAAGTATAATTGACTTTATCCCTTCCAAGGTTATTACTGGATTATCAGTAGGCGGAAGCATGATTGGTGCAGTTGGATTTGCGTTATTACTATCAACAATATCTTCAAAAAAAATGTGGCCATTTTTTGTTCTTGGATTCATATTTGCTTCATATTTAGGGGTGAATAACATTGGTATTGGATTGATAGCCTTAGTAAGTTGTGCATTTTATTATTATTTCAAGCTAGATAAAGATATTGGATTCGAGGAGGCATAG
- a CDS encoding PTS system mannose/fructose/sorbose family transporter subunit IID, which yields MSKKLTKKDLWKVYWNQMSIRGANNYERQQNAGFTQSMIPVIEKLYEDDEDKLEAYNRHMEYFLTQDMISAVPVGISAAMEEANANNEDFDPSAISAVKAALMGPLAGLGDSLLNGTARPILASIAISFVASGLGWIGPLFFIIGMAIVSLGIRYLGVFKGYEQGIKLVDSLANSGLIDKITDIASIAAYTVVGGFVPALVEISTPITIGSGESVLNIQETLDGLMPGFLGLAYTGLMYYLITKKKMNSVVLIFITMLVGVVGVYLGILG from the coding sequence ATGTCAAAAAAACTAACAAAAAAAGATTTATGGAAAGTTTATTGGAATCAAATGAGCATTAGGGGAGCAAACAACTATGAAAGACAGCAAAATGCTGGATTTACTCAGTCAATGATCCCTGTAATCGAGAAGCTTTATGAAGATGATGAAGATAAATTAGAAGCTTATAATAGACATATGGAGTACTTTCTGACTCAGGATATGATATCAGCTGTACCGGTTGGTATCTCGGCTGCTATGGAAGAGGCGAACGCTAATAATGAAGATTTTGATCCTTCAGCAATTAGTGCAGTAAAAGCAGCCTTAATGGGACCATTAGCTGGACTTGGGGATTCCTTGTTAAATGGTACAGCAAGACCTATACTAGCCAGTATTGCTATTTCATTTGTGGCGTCAGGATTAGGTTGGATAGGACCTCTATTCTTTATAATAGGGATGGCTATAGTTTCATTAGGAATTAGATACCTTGGAGTATTCAAAGGCTATGAACAAGGAATAAAACTGGTAGATTCTCTAGCGAACTCTGGCTTAATTGATAAAATTACTGATATAGCTTCAATAGCAGCCTATACTGTTGTTGGTGGTTTTGTACCAGCTTTAGTTGAAATATCTACACCTATAACAATTGGATCTGGAGAAAGTGTTCTTAACATACAAGAAACTCTAGATGGATTAATGCCAGGATTCTTAGGCCTTGCGTACACAGGTCTTATGTATTATCTAATTACAAAGAAAAAGATGAATTCAGTAGTGTTAATTTTCATTACCATGTTGGTTGGTGTAGTAGGTGTTTATTTAGGTATATTAGGTTAA
- a CDS encoding amidohydrolase family protein, with amino-acid sequence MLDIHAHIKTKSQDELNKLLSDMDDNNIKKRVISSTSNDSILDNIKYIEECVRKYPEKLIGCALINPKNSNSISDVDYALSSSEIEMIEFNSFEHAYYPDLNENLDEIFKKIDEKNIPVKVFTGIGCFAIPQQWEKYVVKYPKIKFIFLHMGCFDYGYTCIDVVARNSNAYIEISNQYENQIIKKALDKIETNKILFGTTYPERLTSSSVKLLDNFNISPDVKRDIYFKNNLSFFGEV; translated from the coding sequence ATGTTAGATATTCATGCACATATAAAAACAAAATCTCAGGATGAATTAAATAAGTTATTATCTGATATGGATGATAATAATATAAAGAAAAGAGTTATATCATCAACTTCTAATGATTCAATATTAGATAATATTAAATATATAGAGGAATGCGTGAGAAAATATCCGGAAAAGCTTATTGGTTGTGCTCTAATAAATCCTAAAAATTCAAATTCTATTTCTGATGTAGATTATGCATTGAGTTCAAGTGAAATAGAAATGATTGAATTTAATTCTTTTGAACATGCTTACTATCCAGATTTAAACGAAAATCTAGATGAAATTTTTAAGAAAATAGATGAAAAAAATATACCAGTAAAAGTGTTTACTGGTATAGGTTGTTTTGCAATACCTCAACAATGGGAAAAATACGTTGTTAAATATCCAAAAATTAAATTCATCTTCCTTCATATGGGATGTTTTGATTATGGATATACTTGTATCGATGTAGTTGCTAGGAATAGTAATGCATATATAGAGATATCTAATCAATATGAGAATCAAATAATAAAAAAAGCTTTGGATAAGATAGAAACAAATAAAATATTGTTTGGAACAACATATCCAGAAAGACTAACATCATCGTCTGTAAAACTATTAGATAATTTTAATATATCACCAGATGTAAAAAGAGATATATATTTTAAGAATAATTTAAGTTTTTTTGGGGAGGTTTAA
- a CDS encoding BtpA/SgcQ family protein yields the protein MNEKLLNKPVLAMLQPSSLPGTYKNKGEKIDIIIEKAINEAKMIEENKFDGLIIQNMNDMPIKQFSNFQTVAYMTQITSEIKRRFPNLLIGVLINWDGVASLAVADAVGADFIRVEHLYTGVNVTSGGMLQGQCTDIIDLKMKIGSDVPIFADVYEVHGVPLGKKSYGEAAWEIVNEAFADGIFTSGKSVDESIEIAKEIKSKNLQVPVYLGGGATGDNIAELMKYYDGVSVATWIKDGDMANDINPEKAKKFINEVKKNI from the coding sequence ATGAATGAAAAACTCTTAAATAAACCAGTATTAGCTATGTTACAGCCCTCATCTTTGCCAGGAACCTATAAAAATAAAGGTGAGAAAATAGATATAATCATTGAAAAAGCTATAAATGAAGCTAAAATGATAGAAGAGAATAAATTTGATGGTTTAATAATTCAGAATATGAATGACATGCCTATAAAGCAATTTTCTAACTTTCAAACAGTTGCATATATGACGCAAATAACATCTGAAATCAAAAGAAGATTTCCTAATTTATTAATAGGTGTTCTGATTAATTGGGATGGCGTTGCATCTTTAGCCGTTGCGGATGCAGTTGGGGCTGATTTTATAAGAGTAGAACATTTATACACAGGAGTTAATGTTACAAGTGGTGGTATGCTTCAAGGACAATGTACTGATATAATTGATCTAAAGATGAAAATAGGAAGCGACGTTCCGATCTTTGCTGATGTTTATGAAGTACACGGAGTTCCGCTTGGAAAGAAATCTTATGGTGAAGCAGCTTGGGAAATAGTTAATGAGGCCTTCGCAGATGGAATTTTCACTTCTGGAAAATCAGTTGATGAAAGTATAGAAATTGCCAAAGAAATAAAATCTAAAAATCTACAAGTTCCAGTTTACTTAGGCGGAGGAGCAACTGGGGATAATATTGCAGAACTTATGAAATATTATGACGGTGTAAGTGTTGCTACTTGGATTAAAGATGGTGATATGGCTAACGACATTAATCCAGAAAAGGCTAAAAAATTTATTAACGAAGTTAAAAAGAATATATGA
- a CDS encoding GntR family transcriptional regulator, producing the protein MNVKDIPLYRNVYLDILGKIQLGVYEKDELLPSETELQERYQVSRITIRRAVEDLQRDGFVIKKPGVGTIITNDKITLNLNSIKSFSLENKNESSELVSFKKIIAPDKVKKALNLDDLDKVYQIERIRKINGRNIGFHRAFIPERLAKLSEDDFISGHSSLYKILESQNINITHGYETIESINSNKSLSELLKISTNTAMLYKERVSSTDYEIVEYVEIYYIGSVYKYYVELKNMN; encoded by the coding sequence ATGAACGTTAAAGACATTCCATTATATAGAAATGTATATTTGGATATACTAGGTAAAATACAATTAGGAGTGTATGAAAAAGATGAACTATTACCCTCAGAGACTGAATTACAGGAAAGATACCAGGTTAGTAGGATTACGATTCGTAGAGCGGTTGAGGATTTACAGCGTGATGGATTTGTAATTAAAAAACCAGGGGTAGGAACTATTATCACTAATGATAAAATAACACTAAATTTAAACAGTATAAAATCTTTCAGCCTTGAAAATAAAAACGAATCAAGTGAGCTTGTTAGTTTTAAAAAGATTATTGCTCCAGATAAAGTTAAGAAAGCTCTTAATTTAGATGATCTAGATAAAGTATATCAAATAGAAAGAATAAGAAAAATAAATGGTAGAAATATTGGGTTTCATAGAGCTTTCATACCAGAAAGACTTGCTAAATTAAGTGAAGACGATTTTATATCAGGTCATAGTTCATTATATAAGATATTGGAATCACAAAATATTAATATTACTCATGGTTATGAAACTATAGAATCTATTAATTCCAACAAATCCTTATCAGAGCTACTAAAAATTAGTACTAATACTGCCATGCTCTACAAAGAAAGAGTATCTAGTACAGATTATGAGATTGTAGAATATGTAGAAATATATTATATAGGTTCGGTTTATAAATATTACGTTGAACTTAAAAATATGAATTAA
- the fsa gene encoding fructose-6-phosphate aldolase yields MKFFLDTANVDQIKRINDLGLCDGVTTNPSLINKEGRDFKEVVSEISQIVDGPVSAEVTCYDYEGMVDQARDLAKWSDNIVVKIPMTEDGLKAIHTLSKEGIKTNCTLIFSISQGIMAMKAGATYISPFMGRIDDMGENGAELVASLRDVIDIYGYESEIIAASIRHINHLEEAALAGAHIATIPGSLFEKLWTHPLTTAGIDAFVKDWEKFEARNK; encoded by the coding sequence ATGAAATTTTTCTTAGACACAGCAAATGTAGATCAAATTAAAAGAATCAACGACCTAGGCCTATGTGATGGAGTTACTACCAATCCTTCACTCATCAACAAAGAAGGCAGGGATTTTAAGGAAGTTGTTAGTGAGATTTCTCAAATTGTTGATGGACCTGTTTCTGCTGAAGTTACTTGCTATGACTATGAAGGCATGGTTGATCAAGCCCGTGATTTGGCTAAGTGGTCTGATAATATAGTTGTAAAGATTCCTATGACAGAGGATGGTCTTAAGGCTATACACACCCTATCAAAGGAAGGTATAAAGACCAATTGTACATTGATATTTTCCATCTCCCAAGGAATAATGGCTATGAAAGCTGGAGCGACATACATCTCACCATTTATGGGAAGAATTGATGATATGGGAGAAAATGGAGCAGAACTTGTAGCATCTCTTCGCGATGTGATCGATATTTATGGTTACGAATCAGAAATAATCGCAGCTAGCATCAGACACATCAACCATCTAGAAGAAGCTGCCCTAGCAGGTGCACACATAGCAACTATTCCAGGTTCATTGTTTGAGAAATTATGGACTCATCCATTGACCACAGCAGGCATAGATGCCTTTGTCAAAGATTGGGAAAAATTTGAAGCTAGAAATAAGTAG
- the tkt gene encoding transketolase, which produces MFNKNDDRAVSAIRALSIAQIEKANSGHPGLPMGAAPMAYVLWNKFLKANPKNSAWFDRDRFVLSAGHGSAMLYSMLHLAGYDVSLDDLKDFRQLNAKTAGHPERGHIEGVEVTTGPLGQGIAQAVGLAIAEKHLAALCNKEDAQIIDHYTYALCGDGDLMEGISYEAMSLAGHLNLSKLILLYDSNDVCLDGATSTSFSDDMKKRAEALHWNYLRVENGRDLEEIYKAIASAKSNTNGPTIIEIKTVIGYGSANQGTNKVHGAPIGEEDFIKAKEIYEWAEDDFTVPEDIYKTFADGIEKTGYEANQKWDELLKKYQEKYPEDYKNLMAGINRELPENFINSVKKYTADDKALASRASNGEIIQDLAKITPNFWGGSADLFSSNKTNIKDTVAFTDKTPEGRNIWYGVREFAMAAIGNGIIAHGGTWHHVSTFFVFTDYLKPAIRLSALSKLPLTYVMTHDSVAVGEDGPTHQPIEQLAMIRSIPNTITLRPADGNETRLAWKIALESKERPVVMALTRQNLTNLKETENIEGIEKGAYIISDSSEKPELILIATGSEVDLALKVKEKLESDGKNIRVVSMPSMELFREQDDAYKEEVLPKEAKKVSIEMGSTFGWAEWTGTCGLNIGIDRFGISGKGEEVTAEFGFTPEKVTERINQKFFN; this is translated from the coding sequence ATGTTTAATAAAAATGATGATAGAGCGGTAAGTGCTATACGCGCACTTTCCATTGCACAAATTGAAAAAGCAAACAGTGGTCACCCTGGACTTCCTATGGGGGCAGCCCCAATGGCTTATGTTTTGTGGAACAAATTTTTGAAGGCCAACCCAAAGAATTCAGCATGGTTTGACCGAGACAGATTTGTCTTATCAGCTGGCCATGGATCAGCTATGCTTTATTCTATGCTTCACCTTGCAGGCTATGATGTAAGTTTAGATGATCTCAAAGACTTTAGACAGCTTAATGCAAAAACGGCTGGCCACCCAGAACGTGGCCACATTGAAGGCGTTGAAGTTACAACAGGACCTCTAGGCCAAGGTATAGCTCAAGCTGTTGGTCTTGCAATTGCAGAAAAACACCTAGCAGCCCTATGCAACAAGGAAGATGCCCAAATCATCGACCACTACACCTACGCACTTTGTGGAGATGGTGACCTTATGGAAGGTATCTCCTACGAAGCAATGAGCTTGGCAGGACACTTGAATCTTTCAAAATTAATACTTCTTTACGATTCAAATGATGTTTGCCTAGACGGAGCAACAAGCACATCTTTCTCAGACGATATGAAAAAACGTGCAGAAGCTCTACACTGGAACTACCTACGTGTAGAAAATGGCAGAGATTTAGAAGAAATCTATAAGGCTATTGCTAGTGCCAAATCAAACACCAATGGACCAACAATTATTGAAATCAAAACAGTTATTGGCTATGGTTCAGCAAATCAAGGAACAAACAAAGTCCACGGTGCTCCAATTGGTGAAGAAGACTTCATCAAAGCCAAAGAAATTTACGAGTGGGCAGAAGATGACTTTACAGTACCAGAAGACATCTACAAAACTTTTGCAGATGGCATAGAAAAAACGGGTTACGAAGCAAACCAAAAATGGGATGAATTACTAAAAAAATACCAAGAAAAATATCCAGAAGATTACAAAAATCTAATGGCTGGTATCAACAGAGAATTGCCAGAAAACTTCATTAATAGTGTCAAAAAATATACTGCAGATGACAAGGCCCTAGCAAGCCGTGCATCAAATGGCGAAATCATCCAAGACTTGGCAAAAATCACACCAAACTTCTGGGGTGGATCAGCTGACCTATTCTCATCAAACAAGACAAATATCAAAGATACAGTAGCCTTCACAGACAAAACACCAGAAGGACGCAATATTTGGTATGGAGTACGTGAATTTGCCATGGCAGCCATAGGCAATGGTATCATAGCTCACGGCGGAACTTGGCACCATGTTTCAACTTTTTTCGTATTTACCGATTATTTGAAACCAGCAATCAGACTATCAGCCCTATCAAAATTGCCACTAACCTACGTGATGACTCACGACTCTGTAGCAGTTGGTGAAGATGGTCCAACTCACCAACCAATCGAACAATTGGCGATGATTAGATCAATACCAAACACCATCACACTAAGACCAGCGGATGGAAACGAGACAAGACTTGCTTGGAAGATAGCCCTTGAATCCAAAGAAAGACCAGTAGTAATGGCTCTAACCCGCCAAAACCTTACAAACTTAAAAGAAACAGAAAACATAGAAGGCATCGAAAAAGGAGCCTACATCATAAGCGATTCTTCTGAAAAACCAGAACTAATCCTAATAGCAACAGGCTCAGAAGTAGACCTTGCCCTAAAAGTAAAAGAAAAACTTGAAAGCGATGGCAAAAACATCAGAGTAGTATCAATGCCAAGTATGGAACTATTCAGAGAACAAGATGATGCTTACAAAGAAGAAGTCTTACCAAAAGAAGCCAAAAAAGTATCCATAGAAATGGGATCAACCTTCGGCTGGGCAGAATGGACAGGAACTTGTGGCCTAAACATCGGCATAGACCGCTTTGGCATCTCAGGCAAAGGCGAAGAAGTAACAGCTGAATTTGGCTTTACTCCAGAAAAAGTTACCGAAAGAATCAATCAAAAGTTTTTCAACTAA
- a CDS encoding chromate transporter: MKEKNKLWELFKSTLYLSAFTFGGGYVILSLMKEIFVEKLGWISKDDMLDMTAIAQSAPGAVAVNAAVVVGYETLGLAGMFVAILGTIIPPLIIISLISLAYQAFITNKYIALFLKGMQAGVGALIIKVVIDMGRDLLKEKSPLVIGIMLISFILGYFFDVNVIYIIASLIVIGAIYTLARRNHAA, encoded by the coding sequence ATGAAAGAGAAAAACAAATTATGGGAATTATTCAAATCTACCCTCTACCTTTCAGCTTTCACTTTTGGTGGGGGTTATGTTATTTTGTCTCTTATGAAAGAAATATTTGTAGAAAAATTGGGCTGGATTTCCAAAGATGATATGCTGGATATGACAGCTATTGCCCAATCTGCGCCTGGCGCTGTTGCTGTAAATGCGGCGGTTGTCGTGGGCTATGAGACCTTGGGTTTAGCAGGTATGTTTGTGGCAATTCTTGGTACTATTATTCCACCTCTTATAATAATAAGTTTGATTTCACTGGCCTACCAAGCTTTTATTACTAATAAATATATAGCACTTTTCCTTAAGGGTATGCAGGCAGGGGTTGGAGCCTTGATTATCAAGGTTGTAATCGACATGGGCCGTGATCTTCTAAAGGAAAAATCTCCCCTTGTTATAGGAATTATGCTGATTAGTTTTATCTTGGGATATTTCTTTGATGTAAATGTCATTTATATTATAGCAAGTCTTATAGTAATTGGGGCAATTTATACTCTAGCAAGGAGGAATCATGCTGCTTAA
- a CDS encoding chromate transporter — MLLKLFISFLKIGLFSFGGGYAALPVIQEEVVELNSWLSLGEFNDLITISQMTPGPIAINSATFVGTRIAGFPGALAATFGCVLPSAIIVGTISYFYKKYKNIDVMSNILYFLRPAIVSMILIAGVQILKTAFFGEELVGFANMDYLMLGIFILAFALMLKTKIDPIKLMLASGGLYLLIAILIF, encoded by the coding sequence ATGCTGCTTAAATTATTTATAAGCTTTTTAAAGATTGGTCTCTTCTCTTTTGGTGGTGGATATGCAGCCTTGCCTGTAATCCAAGAAGAAGTGGTTGAGTTAAATAGCTGGCTTAGCCTTGGTGAATTCAACGACTTGATTACAATTAGTCAGATGACTCCAGGACCTATTGCTATAAATTCGGCTACCTTTGTAGGTACTAGGATTGCTGGTTTTCCAGGGGCTTTGGCTGCGACTTTTGGCTGTGTATTGCCGTCTGCTATAATTGTAGGGACGATCTCATATTTTTATAAGAAATATAAAAACATCGATGTGATGTCAAATATTTTATACTTTTTGAGACCTGCCATCGTTTCTATGATCCTTATAGCAGGTGTGCAAATACTTAAGACGGCATTTTTTGGAGAAGAGCTTGTAGGATTTGCAAATATGGATTATTTGATGCTAGGGATTTTCATCCTTGCTTTTGCCCTCATGCTAAAGACAAAGATAGATCCAATCAAGCTAATGCTAGCTAGTGGAGGACTGTATCTTTTGATAGCAATATTAATTTTTTAG
- a CDS encoding DMT family transporter has protein sequence MLKNKKIAIIATLIAMLLWGSAIPTIKTTYLELGVGRADTGAQLFIAGIRFFLAGVLGFVYLKAFNKEKIVKEDISYKYILVLSLTQTFVQYLIYYIALSNTAGVKAAIIQSTNAFMVVLISLVILPTEKVHPKTIFAIVLGTLGIIVVNGGISGMSTNFNPRGEGLILLSTFFNALSSVYVRKNGKNQNEYLVTASQFIIGSIPLIIIGKILYPLGLDFTPKAVLLLLYGAFISATAYVIWNTVLKYHSANEMGMYKLFIPIFGSILSVIILGESFTRNLFVGLVLVILGSLVLNVDIRKYRKN, from the coding sequence ATGTTAAAAAATAAGAAAATAGCTATAATAGCAACCCTCATAGCCATGCTTTTGTGGGGGTCGGCTATTCCGACAATAAAGACAACTTACCTTGAACTTGGAGTTGGTAGAGCAGATACTGGAGCTCAACTTTTCATTGCAGGAATAAGATTTTTCCTGGCTGGAGTATTGGGCTTTGTTTATTTGAAAGCTTTTAATAAAGAAAAAATAGTAAAAGAGGACATAAGCTATAAGTATATTTTGGTTCTTTCTCTAACCCAGACCTTTGTCCAATACCTCATATATTATATAGCCCTATCCAACACAGCTGGGGTCAAGGCGGCAATCATCCAATCAACCAACGCCTTTATGGTAGTTTTGATTTCTTTGGTGATTCTGCCTACAGAAAAAGTTCACCCCAAAACTATCTTTGCCATAGTCCTTGGAACTTTGGGAATAATCGTAGTAAATGGTGGCATATCCGGAATGAGTACAAATTTCAATCCTAGAGGTGAGGGGCTAATCCTCCTATCAACATTTTTCAATGCCTTATCATCAGTATATGTAAGGAAAAATGGCAAGAATCAAAATGAGTACTTGGTTACGGCAAGCCAATTTATCATAGGATCTATTCCCCTAATAATTATAGGCAAAATCCTTTATCCTCTAGGCTTGGACTTCACTCCTAAAGCAGTTCTCTTATTACTATATGGAGCCTTCATCTCAGCGACTGCATATGTGATTTGGAATACAGTTCTAAAATATCACTCTGCGAATGAAATGGGCATGTACAAACTATTTATCCCAATCTTTGGATCAATACTTTCAGTAATAATACTTGGCGAATCTTTTACAAGGAATTTGTTTGTGGGATTAGTATTAGTAATACTTGGGTCCTTGGTCTTGAATGTGGACATTAGGAAATATAGAAAGAATTAA